The window GGTTTGAGTGTTAGTTGAAGCCGGCTATTTAGTCTATTATTCAAGGGCTTCACTCTTAATCTCCATGAAATTCAGGAAGGAAATTGTTAGTCGCAAATTCAGGGTCTGTAATTCATCCACGATGATTGATTAATTCCTCTTTCATGGAGATGTGGAGGTGATTCGAGTGGAAATGATATTGAACTGATAATACGAGTaaataataacattttttgcaATAGACTGATGGACACACTGGAGAGTAATAACTTCAATTAGATGCAGAGAATGTAAatagattatttttaaatatactTTCTGATCCTGAAAGTGGCATAATGTTGAATTAAATGTTCAAAATGTAGAGAAAAGTATATTTATTCAACTGTACATTACTTCTAGTTCTCTATGAGCTCCTGCAACTCGTTGAGTTGTTGAAAAATGTATTATCATTCTCTGTTGACTGAAAAAACTCCAATTGTAAggctcaatttttaattcttcgaTAGACAAGGGTGTGCACGTAGTGGAAAGaaatagagaaatattttgtcgTTGTGTAGACCCACAGGGACCGGTAACATTCAATGTTcaagtttaaataaatatatggaTAAATATTATAAGCAATCAGTGGTCTTTTGATTCTTAATAActgtttgaaataaaaaactctTCATTAGCTGTTGGAAACGTTTCCGTgcaggattatttttttcaatagactGACGGCTGCACTGGAGGATGCAAATAGACTATTTTTAATGCATTTTTTATCCGGAAAGTGGCATGATGATGAATTAAAAGGTCAAATTGTAGAAAAAGtagaaatttattcaactccacGTCTTAACCAGATCTCCATGAATAATCACAACTCATTGCGGAAGGACATAATCGTCCTCTATTAATGTAAATAATCCAAGTCTGACACTGAATCTCTAATTCTGTACTTGAACAAAAATGGATGAATATGTTTTCATTATGTAGACGTGCACGAACCGTCAACACGAAACGTTgaagtttaaataaatatatagacAGAACACTGGAAACAATCAACGGTCTTGCGCTTCATAACAACAATTGGAAGCAATTTTCCTGCTTATCAGCTGCCACATTCTCACTAGTAACAATACTGGTACAAAATATCACGCAATTGCTCGGcaatcatgaaaaaatcattggggTTCAGCTTACGTTTTCTTGGTTTTCTTCGGTGGTTTCTTGTCGCCTTTCTGCTTTCGTTTGGCAGGTGGCTCTGAAGCCtcaccccctcctccctcctcatcatcatcatcagctTTAAATTCGTACTTAGCTGCCAATCGCTCCCTGATCATCACTCCTCGAATTAATTTCCTCCAATTTCCCCAGATTCGTTTGTCTCGCTTCTCCCTCGCTCGTTTAGCAGCGAGCACTTGCTCCTCCTCCCAGGCTTCTCTGAGGGTGTCCTCGTGTTCTTCTGGTACGATGAAACCCTCGAAAGCCGGGAGGGCTCCTCTGCAACCAAAGTTGAATCCCACACAAGCTGGTGCACAATCAATCTTCAGCTTTCTGGCTATTCTGTTCAATCCTGGCactaaaaaacaattaaaattattatcgtcGAATGTTTTTATCATACATCATCATTAATTAGATTTGATTAGTCATTATTAACTGCTGAGGTatcttcaagaattttttttaatgcagatataaacaaaatttaaGCACATcgtgaaaaatagaaatatttaaaatggaAATTGTTGACTGATGACTAAATATTGTCATACTAAAGTGACATGCATTAAATATTCATGCTCAATGTTATAACCGGAGTGCATTGCTGTGTCTATTTACgtgaaaatcaatttgaaaTAGGCAGTAACTTACGATCGATGTGAACAGCACCTTTAGGCAGCATACACTGTTTGAACAGATCAACATTACCATATTCATTACGTGGTATAATGCCGTCTTTGACTTCAGGGGGTATGTAGGGGGACGTTTGCCATTGTCCAAATAATTCGAGGGGCTCGGGGGGTCGTTTTTGTCCTGTGAACTGAACCATCAAATCAATTTAGTGAAACAAGTCCCTCTGGAGATTGTTTTTACAACAGCATCGTTAATTGTTTATAGATCTGACCTTAATTAAATTCGTTACAAGGCAAACTAAAATGAATAATACCTTATCCCACTTTGGCATGGCCTTAACAACTTTATAAGCCTCGGACCCAGGCTTAACAACTCTAGCCTCCTTGTGCCAAGTCTCCCGCGATCGAAGTGTGTGCACGCAGTGACGAGAGTAAATGGCATCTCCAGTCTTCAGATGGCCCAGAGGAACGCAGTCCGGGGGATAAAGTGCCTCGAACTTGAGCAAGTGCCTCTGAACCACGTAGAGAGGATGTCCTTTGCACTCAGCGAGAGACTTCGGCAGCGGCTGTTCGAGCTCTCGTTGGAGAAGCATCTCATCCTCAGCCCTGGACATGGCAGTGGCTTTCTCAGCCCAGGGGGCTAGACTCTCACTCCACCATTTTTCATCCACCCTCTGCTTCCTCGTGTCCGTCAACCAGTGGGGGCAGTACCTTCTCGTAATGTCCTTTAGGGAACCCGAAGAGTTCCAGCCAATTATGTAAAGAACTGGCcgggggatttttttgaaaatctcgGAGACACAGTGAATCTTGTCGTCGGGAATCGAAACGCTTATCCAACTCTCCTCGGACTCAACGTAGACCTCAACCCATAGGTATCTGGAATCCCTCGCATCGAACTTCTCGACTTGCTCTTCCTCGTCTGAAGATAAAACTCGACGATCGATACTCGAATCTCTGGAGGTAGAAGCTTTAGGATTCGACTTAGTCCCTGATTTAGGTTTCCTGCCCACATTTTTGCTCGATGTCACAGTCTTTGTATCCTTTACAGTGACTTTTCTTTTCTTGGGGGGACTGAAGTCCTCCAGGGAGTCACATTCAGAGTCTGAATCAGTGCCCAAGTAGCTCTCGTCACTCTCCGTCCTCTCAACTTTAGCACTCGTTGACACAGCAGCCTCAGCTGTCTTCTTACTACTTCTCTGAGGAATTTTTCGGAGATTCAACTTTCCTTTGACGGTTCTGGATGATTTTATTGACTCTTCGGCTGCAGTTGATTTTGCTGGCTCTTTGACTGCTGATGATTTTGCTGACTCTTTCGATGTAGACGATTTTGTTGATGTCTTAGATCCAGACGATTTCGTTGATTCCTTGGAAGCTGCCACAACTGTCGCTGTCCCACCAGTTCTGGACCTCAGTCTTCTAACCATAGGAGTAGGTTCTTTCACCTCTTCCACTTCCTCACCCTCTGTCGACTTCTCCTGATCATCCATGGCATTTTCAGActgatttttcgaaaatttcgaCAAGAAAACTTTCACCGCCTTCTTCTTAGCGACTTCCTTGGCAGCAGCCGTTCCAGCACTGCTGTTCTCAGGAATGATCTTTAACGGTGACGTCACTCGATCCTGCGAGCCTCTCTTCTTGCTCGAGTTCCCCTGTCTTTTCTTCACCACTTCCACAGGCTTTTTCTTGGTCTCTGTCTTGACCTTACCCTCCAATTTCACTATCGTCTTCGACTCGGCCTTCCCCTCGTTCTTCGTAGGATCAGGCACCTGAAAGAGCTGATCCTTGTGTGGTTTCATGGCTGCAGGGCACAGAGACAAGACCAATCTGCAGTTAATTCCAATAGCTCTCAGTGTCGCCAGGTAAACGAGGACTAGTTCTCTGTTATTATGAACTATCTTCTTCCTGATTCTCTCTAGAAGTGTCTCTTTAGTGATCCTCACATCCTCCTTAGTGAATTCAACCTTGATGATCTTCCTAAACCACTTGGTGAAGCCCTCCAGATACTTCAGATCGACTCTTCCATCTGGACAGTACGTTTGAGGCACCAGACTCATCGCAGTCGACAGAACCTCTGAATCGTTGACCTGAACATTCAGGTGGAATCCGTGGGCCAGCCAACAGAGCAGTCCAACCTTGTGAATGTACAATTGTTTAGATCTCAGGCTCCGATTCATTTTCTTAATGAGTTCAACTTGCAGATCGACCCTTCGTTTCTTTCTCCGACCGAAGAGCATTTCTGTCCCTGGGAGGGTGATGGCAATGCCCTCCTGAGGGATCGTATACTTGGAGGCCTCCTCTGGGGGTTTAACGTCGTCATCCTCGTCGGTTTGAGGGTCCAAACTCCCCAGGCCGCTCTCACCTGCTAGCAAATCATTTATCTCATCCGCCAGGTCTTGTTTAGACTTCTTACTTGGGGATGGGATCTTTTGGGACTGAATAGCCGCCTCAGGATTGTTTTTGGCATTCTCCAGGTTCTTCAGAACCTCGGCCAACAACTCCGAAGAATCCTTCTTGTCTTCCTCGATGAAATCGTCGTCTGATGAGTCATTTGAGGATATGTAGTCTGTGGGTGCTTTGTTTGGGTTTGATTTTGAGGTTGTCTGTGAAAAGAACTCGCTGCTCAGATCGATTTTGTCCGGAGAAACCAGGTAATCGTCACTACTATCCGAACTCTCGTCgtcactcattttttaaagGATTAGAATCACTGACAGGTGATTTTTTGACTTCAGGAGGAATTGTTTTTGTGATGGAGATAATTTTCCGCCTCTGGCGCACGATGGCCAAGAGATTCTGGTAATCTCCTGACCCAAACAGTGCGAATTATCGTGGCAATGAAAAGACACCTTTATTATAACATTAGGGGAGAAATAGGTAAACTCCTCAACCCTGGGTAGCAACCCTTGTTCAATCGAATACGAACAATGGACAAGATAATGATAACTATTTAGAATTTCCATAATGTTTCTATGAACAGTTAATAATGCATTCACACTTTGACATTCCATTTCAATGCCAATAATCCTAAATTATCTCCGTTGTCCTGTCTGTTCTGTCGCTGTGCAGGTTATGTTTCCTCCAATAGCTGTCATATCTGCACATCACGCCATAGGAAAGCATGACACTAGGTTATAAATACAACACTCGTCGGACAATACCTCGCAAATAATGACTCTCCTGAAATACTTGAGCAGAGAATTACTCCGACGAAGCAATAAAAATGGCATTCAGGAGTTCTCTACAAGTGTCTACAAGCAAAATCAAACTGAAAGTCATTCACAAAATGAGAAGGAAAGAACGACTCACTTTGGTTTTGAGACTGTGAAGGAAAGTGAAAAAGAGAAGAAAGGTATGCAGTCaggtttttgtaataaaatcatcatGAATTATTGTAATAGTTCTGCAGGTTgtcttttattaataattaaactctcagtaaataattttaaaaaacattcacAGTGCACACAGTCTTCGAGGAAGTGGCCAGCTCCTACGACAAGATGAACGACGCGATGAGCCTGGGAATCCACAGGATATGGAAAGATATCTTCATTCAAGAGCTAGCACCAACCCATGGCAGCAAACTGCTGGACATGGCCGGTGGCACTGGAGATATCACGTTCAGGTACCTCCACTATTTGGACAATCGTAAGAATCCAAAGGGCTTGAAGAGTCACGTCACAGTGTCTGATATCAATCAGAATATGTTGGACGTTGGTAAAAGCAGAGCTGAACGTCAGGGCTACACTTCAGAGAAGGGATACGATATTGCTTGGGTTCAGGCAGATGCTGAGCAACTGCCTTTTGACGATGAGTCGTATGCTGCCTATACTATTGCCTTTGGAATCAGGAATTGTACTCGAATTGATAAGGTGAGGAACTCAAGGGATGTACACATTCTAGCAACTccctattaattaaattaacaactgaaaataatttaatatttcctcaatttattatttttttatttgataaccTTTCAGGTCATCGAAGAGGCTTACAGGGTCCTGCAACCTGGGGGACGGTTCATGTGCTTGGAGTTTAGTCATTTGACTAACAATACACTCCAATGGTAGATAGAAACATgaagattaaaaataaaagattgatcttttaggaaattttgaaaagttgAGGACAAAAATTCTCCTGAGTAactaaatggaaaaaatttcaggGCATACGATCAATACTCCTTCCAAATGATTCCCGTGATGGGAATGCTGCTCGCAGGCAAGTGGCAGCCGTACCAATACCTAGTGGAAAGTATTCGTCGATTTCCAAAGCAAGAAGACTTCAAAGTAAGTGATTATCTCCTACCTGTGTCCCTAAACCGTTCAAAATTCAACTGATAAATCACTTTTAGGGAATGATCGAAGACGCAGGTTTCAGACACGTGACATACCGCAACCTGACGTTCGGAGTCGTGGCGATCCACTCCGGCTTCAAAATCTAACAAAAACGTCAAAACTGTCTCAAAATTGTTGGCCCATCGATGTCGAAAACATCGAATGATTTTCAACCGTTCGGTACGTTAAAGAGCTGAGTATTTAGAGCCAGACAAATTACATTtcgctcaaaaaaaaaatttaatacttATTGTTGATAAATAAACAACTACAACTGTTTACCCttcggaaaaattcatttttaggcaggaaaattattattatataataaaagaattagaatttattattgaattgatttaCTATCTCCAATAATTTACGGGAAATCGAATTGAAGTACCTTAACGTCCCCAAATTGAAAGAGACATACATCATTAAAGTAAAGGGACAAATAACGATGAAGGATGCTTTCGTTTAGAGACAACTGTATTAGTATTTAGTATTGAGGAATGCAGCTTTAGACAGAGCAGTTTAAATATACACACAGGTTACAGTCCATCCAAAGGTTTCACAAACATTAAATTAATACGGTCcctctaattaaaaaatgattatttcaaGGTGTGTCTCAATCGACTGAATCCAAAGCCCCTCCCCCCCtatttccctgaattttcattGCTAATAGCCTACTACTTTCGAAGAGATGTGGACCGTTCTTACCTTCGATGGAAGCAATTTTCTAGAGGTACATTCGTATTCtcccttcgaaatttaatGCCCATTAGTAGTtccaatttaataaatttcaaaaatccccCCCCCATCCCAtttcaaatattaattttatttttaaaaaatgcaatGAAAACTCTCTCGCATTGTTGAGACACGCCGTGAGTTATTTTGTCATGGCATCTAGGCCAcattgttgatttatttaattttatcatcTTCTTTTTGGGTGCAAAAGACTTTAAAATTGGAGAATGCAACGAGCCTCGAGAGATGTGAAGCTCGgcatattataaatttttctaagtgttatatattttcatttttcatcataaaaattacagcTACACCATGTATGGAGATTTGAAATAAGTTTGTCGACCATCAAACGCCTCAACAGAACGTACAAACCATGAAGCAGCTACAGAGGAGAATTTTGTCGAaacatgaatatttaaaatttctaaataCCGAAATTCCATTGCCCTGACAGGTTCTGTGTCAATAAATTGGATGATGCAGCCCACAAGCAATATAACTTCATGTAAAAATTTaaacgagtaaaaaaaaatagggaaaaaataaacattacaATAGTGGACTTCATTCAACAGATATTTTCATCTATAGTTCTTTAAATTCGATGGGTCGTTGATAATTATCgttatttctttttcaattacaCATTATAAAATACTAGACTTCTTTTCTACCCCTGTTTGAATATATTCTTCtatcctttttttcattttatgatCCAATGACTTCGTTCAAGCGTTCACATATCGAGTGGTGTGCAAATAATATACatattttataaatcatcTATATAAGGACTTTGAATACTTAGTCTAGATTTTTCTTAGATAATACCGTGGCCTTCTGTTATGCAGTATtatttttactaatttttgtaattaaaaatttttccttaaaagtttttttttttaatttttccacagTGGAATGGGCACAGCTCAAAAATCAAAGTGAACTTGACTTACGAATTACTCCAATCtccgtgaatattttttttcacacgacGAATGAATCGTATTAAAGATCAACAGAGAATGCATTAGCCATAACTCGTAACGAATATGATGATTTAAGTATGCAACGCCATATCGAGATAAAAAGCTGAGGATTTGtctcattaaaatttccacATTCACATCCTTTCTTGTGCCAATCACAAATTACAACGACGGTAACGGATATTGATTTAATATTAtgatataatatttaatcttAAACACTATTCACTATTGATATTCCGTTTTTTTTGTTATGCAAGTAATAGCCGAGTGCATAATAATTGAATCATTAAATCAAAGAGTAGAAAATCAAAGTTGAACAGTCATACAATAAAGTGAATGCCACATTGAGTTGATGTAATGAacgtttttttaatatttgttaGCACTGaacaaacaaaaattcaataaaaccgagtgagaaaaaaaatgacagagaTGAATAAAAGTACATTGGTGAATcagaatgataaattttgatCGAGGGACTGTTATTCCGGATAAGTCGATATAATAGCTGTTCACTCCATCAGTATTTTGTTGttttgtaaatgaaaaaaaaaagaaaaaaaaatacaggcttGCGTTCATCATTGGCGACTGGTTATTCACACGtgcaatttcaattaataatccCCTCCATAATGACGAcaattcaacgatttttttcacgaattGCCAGTTGTTGTCGCTTTGTACATAAACTATaagtaatttttcatcttcaaaatttttaaattatgaattaaaaaCCGCCAGCATTGAACCCAACCGTAGATATACCTAATATAAAACAAGAACACaacaaagttttttttttctgcatacGTTTGTTACATTTGAACATGTACATTGGCAtgctttttttcgtttttttttttcagagtaaGTCCCCCTACCCTTAGATTtcagttattatttttctacacATCATTTATACTCGATCTCACGAGTAACCATTTAACAACATCAGGATGATACCATCGATATTTAGTCTCTTATTACATTTGTCTTGATGCTAGgactctctctctttctctctcaaaaACAATGAGCTATCAGACATTTggggaaatttatttcaaggaATTACGAATCTCGAGGTGGACAGAAtggaggagggagggggtagttgctttttttttcctgttttcGTTTGGGTACAGAGAAGTTGATGATTTTGTTATTATGCAGCTTATCCACTCTTGAAGAGGAGAATCGCCACCTGACCCAGGTAGAAGTAGATGAAATGTCTTGTTTCATGCGTTACGTAGCTGCCGAAGTTACGTCCAACGATGCAGTGCCACGTGGGGTTGTACTTTTTGTCGAATTCTTTCTTGATAAATGCGGCAATATCCTGGAAGGTTTTTAATTCATGGAAATGAACATCAAATgaatcccattttttttagcGTCAATGCTGGACCATTTTTTTGTAGTTCAGCAGGGCATATTCTTTTTTGACTTCAACCAATacgaaaaaaacaataatttccgataaaaatgtaaatttccaATGGTCCAACTCGAgaagaaaataatcgattcccCAGAATTATTCCAagcaaattgaaaataatctgGAGATAATTCTAGCTCCCCATAGCAGTCGAAAATTCCTCCCCGTGATTGCCCTTGACATTTTCTCCAGCAATAGCTTTCGCAAAATATCCTGCGGTGTACCAGCCTCCCACAGGTTTCTCGATAACGTtgtttacattaaaaaaaaaaagactaaaCTTTTCCCTCCGGGTCGTCACCCACCAGCCCACCCCCAATGAAATTACCCTGCAACTGATAGCGCAATTACCTTCTCGATATTGTATTTTTCCAGTGCCTGGGTTGCACAATCGACAGCATCCTGCTGCATCTCCTCCGACATATCAGCATTTTTAATAACAGCTTTACGGTCCGTCATATTGTATGGCCTaaaccgagaaaaaaattcaagcaagAAACATTAATTATCACAGCAATTAATATCGTCCTTATCACACATTATCACCCATCAactcaagaaaaaaaacatggaCCTGTCCAAGTCGTaccaaataaaatatcaagagTGAATAAGTGACAACCGTTGGGGCCCAAATAGtcaggaaaaattcaagttgaataaattttaaggCAACCACGACATGGAAATCACCATTGACACACAAAAAATGACGGCCAGTCGAGGGAGTACGAAACAATTCAGTCTTTTCTAATAAACGTAACGGTTGTTATGGCAACATCATTCAATTCTCGAATCGAACGCAAATGCCCCAGGAATTTTGTTGTCGATAACAAACAAAATATTACCGAATCTGGTAACATGAAATTCCTAAGAATAGACTCCCAACATAATGTACACCATtgatttaacaattttcaaggccttgaaattattcaaatatcgACTGGCAATGGCACAAAATTTTCACATGAATATCAATTCTCGTGACAGACAATTCCCCCACCCCCTGTACTTCACATTGCAccacaaattttcattaataacgTCCATACAAATACCCCTCAAGCCAATCGATTCAcaaagtattaaaaaaaaaaacttcacagACCCCATAAATACGGAAGTATCGGTGGGATCGAGAGGCCGACGACGATGGAACTCGTgcggaagtaaaaaaaaattatatataaatacATCGGCTTGTGCATAAAAGTCACTGAATGAACCTGATTACTCGTGATATCTTAACAGTGGCGTGGACATCAAATGCCGGCATTACGAACGATAATTATCCACCAGTATCAACAAATAACTCAGACGATGGTCTTGTTAATACAGGTGTAGCACAATACTGATGACTGACTAATTAGCAATAAGTCCTGGAGGCACTGAaatacgagtgaaaaaaataatatcgaaaTTGGCGAGGGGGTTgggagggagatagagaggggcCTTCGAGAAACGCGGGAGGATAGCTCGTTTTGTCGAtaggtggaaaaataaaaatagaaattagaTCGCACGCGATCGACAAACTAGGTCGATTAATTAACCGAGCTGATTGGTTagtaatttggaaaaaaaatataattagtcACCTCCCTCCTCTTTAGCAAGTTTTGGCGAAATTGTGGCAGTCCACCCAACgggtgtgtgtgtatgtgtgcgtgtgtgtccCCCCCGCGCTCCTGTTGTGTGAGGTTTTTGACGTACATGGATATAGGTCCCCGGCAAAAGACTCCGGAggtaagtgcagaaaaaaaaaagtgataatgTTGAGAGATTTTTATAACACGTTTTTACAACTCACCTCTCTTTGGTTATTCACTGGGAGTTATTTAAATTCGTTCGCCCAGGATATTGTGATTATTTAGCGATTAATTGGCCTCGGGGATCAGCGATTTGACGATGATAAAACTTGGGTTTAACTGAGAACAAATTTTTCACGTACACGAGCCGACACCGAAAATTTGTCGTATGGACTGAAGATTGAAGCGCCTGGGTATCGTTGAAAAACCACCGTTTACGGCCCTCTGATTGGACGAAGCTTAGGGTCTTCTATCAGGGGCTTCTATCGTACCACAATGCAGTGCGACGACGATCGCGGGAAAAAACAAAAGCGGTGAGAGTATCCGCAGATTTTTGTTTCTTCGGAGAGACGATTTTCACTGTTTCAACAGTTGCAAGAATTTATATCTTCCATTAACTACTAGGGTTTCAGATATATttcttttaacaatttttttctatcacattggggaagaaataatttctttggGAGCTGGAAGTATCGTTGATCAGGTCAGGATGAACCCAAactgatattttaattaatcttcGAATCT of the Diachasmimorpha longicaudata isolate KC_UGA_2023 chromosome 13, iyDiaLong2, whole genome shotgun sequence genome contains:
- the LOC135168702 gene encoding DNA repair protein complementing XP-C cells homolog, with translation MSDDESSDSSDDYLVSPDKIDLSSEFFSQTTSKSNPNKAPTDYISSNDSSDDDFIEEDKKDSSELLAEVLKNLENAKNNPEAAIQSQKIPSPSKKSKQDLADEINDLLAGESGLGSLDPQTDEDDDVKPPEEASKYTIPQEGIAITLPGTEMLFGRRKKRRVDLQVELIKKMNRSLRSKQLYIHKVGLLCWLAHGFHLNVQVNDSEVLSTAMSLVPQTYCPDGRVDLKYLEGFTKWFRKIIKVEFTKEDVRITKETLLERIRKKIVHNNRELVLVYLATLRAIGINCRLVLSLCPAAMKPHKDQLFQVPDPTKNEGKAESKTIVKLEGKVKTETKKKPVEVVKKRQGNSSKKRGSQDRVTSPLKIIPENSSAGTAAAKEVAKKKAVKVFLSKFSKNQSENAMDDQEKSTEGEEVEEVKEPTPMVRRLRSRTGGTATVVAASKESTKSSGSKTSTKSSTSKESAKSSAVKEPAKSTAAEESIKSSRTVKGKLNLRKIPQRSSKKTAEAAVSTSAKVERTESDESYLGTDSDSECDSLEDFSPPKKRKVTVKDTKTVTSSKNVGRKPKSGTKSNPKASTSRDSSIDRRVLSSDEEEQVEKFDARDSRYLWVEVYVESEESWISVSIPDDKIHCVSEIFKKIPRPVLYIIGWNSSGSLKDITRRYCPHWLTDTRKQRVDEKWWSESLAPWAEKATAMSRAEDEMLLQRELEQPLPKSLAECKGHPLYVVQRHLLKFEALYPPDCVPLGHLKTGDAIYSRHCVHTLRSRETWHKEARVVKPGSEAYKVVKAMPKWDKFTGQKRPPEPLELFGQWQTSPYIPPEVKDGIIPRNEYGNVDLFKQCMLPKGAVHIDLPGLNRIARKLKIDCAPACVGFNFGCRGALPAFEGFIVPEEHEDTLREAWEEEQVLAAKRAREKRDKRIWGNWRKLIRGVMIRERLAAKYEFKADDDDEEGGGGEASEPPAKRKQKGDKKPPKKTKKT
- the LOC135168722 gene encoding 2-methoxy-6-polyprenyl-1,4-benzoquinol methylase, mitochondrial, giving the protein MTLLKYLSRELLRRSNKNGIQEFSTSVYKQNQTESHSQNEKERTTHFGFETVKESEKEKKVHTVFEEVASSYDKMNDAMSLGIHRIWKDIFIQELAPTHGSKLLDMAGGTGDITFRYLHYLDNRKNPKGLKSHVTVSDINQNMLDVGKSRAERQGYTSEKGYDIAWVQADAEQLPFDDESYAAYTIAFGIRNCTRIDKVIEEAYRVLQPGGRFMCLEFSHLTNNTLQWAYDQYSFQMIPVMGMLLAGKWQPYQYLVESIRRFPKQEDFKGMIEDAGFRHVTYRNLTFGVVAIHSGFKI
- the LOC135168733 gene encoding dynein light chain 2, cytoplasmic, giving the protein MTDRKAVIKNADMSEEMQQDAVDCATQALEKYNIEKDIAAFIKKEFDKKYNPTWHCIVGRNFGSYVTHETRHFIYFYLGQVAILLFKSG